One part of the Humulus lupulus chromosome 9, drHumLupu1.1, whole genome shotgun sequence genome encodes these proteins:
- the LOC133800575 gene encoding non-specific lipid-transfer protein 1-like, which translates to MASSIALKLTCVVLMCMVAGAPLAQAITCGQVATNVAPCVSYLRSGGTVPTACCNGVKSLNSAASDTATRQAVCRCLVSAATNMGSLNPTLVSGLPSACGVSLPFKISTSTNCNNIK; encoded by the exons ATGGCAAGCTCCATAGCTCTGAAGCTTACTTGCGTGGTACTGATGTGCATGGTGGCTGGTGCACCGCTAGCCCAGGCCATAACATGTGGCCAAGTGGCGACCAATGTGGCACCATGCGTATCGTACTTGAGATCCGGCGGCACGGTTCCGACGGCGTGCTGCAATGGGGTGAAGAGCCTAAACAGTGCGGCGTCCGACACAGCAACCCGCCAGGCCGTGTGTCGGTGCTTGGTTAGTGCAGCCACCAATATGGGCAGCCTGAACCCTACCCTCGTCTCTGGCCTCCCCTCGGCTTGTGGGGTTTCCCTTCCTTTCAAAATCAGCACCTCCACCAACTGCAACAA CATCAAATGA